Proteins from a single region of Abyssalbus ytuae:
- a CDS encoding cation diffusion facilitator family transporter, whose translation MGQSHNHNNHHHHHSDLKGRNLFISILLNILITASQVVGGILSNSLSLLSDALHNFTDVLSLVISYIANLLSKRKASTNKTFGYKRAEIIAAFVNAATLIVVAVLLIKEAVKRFLHPHEIESDIVIWLSLLGIVANGLSVLLLKKDADKNINMRSAYLHLLTDMLASVAVLVGGLLMKFYKIYWVDSVLTFLIAVYLVYVGYDLLKRSTRMLMLFAPDHINIKEIVTAIHQIPSVNKLHHIHVWCLNDDELHLEAHLDLKEDIKVSEFDNILEKIEKILHDDFQINHVNIQPEYNKEDPKDYIVQD comes from the coding sequence ATGGGTCAGTCCCATAACCATAACAATCATCATCACCATCATAGTGATTTAAAAGGTAGAAATCTTTTTATTTCTATTCTTTTAAATATACTTATTACTGCTTCTCAGGTGGTAGGAGGGATTCTTTCCAATAGTTTATCTTTATTATCAGATGCACTTCATAACTTTACCGATGTATTATCACTTGTAATAAGTTATATAGCTAATTTATTATCTAAAAGGAAGGCTTCAACAAATAAAACATTTGGTTATAAAAGGGCAGAAATAATAGCAGCGTTTGTTAATGCCGCAACTTTAATTGTAGTTGCCGTGTTATTAATAAAAGAAGCTGTAAAAAGATTTCTTCACCCTCATGAAATAGAATCGGATATTGTTATTTGGCTTTCTTTATTAGGTATTGTTGCCAATGGTTTAAGTGTACTTTTATTGAAAAAAGATGCCGATAAAAATATCAATATGAGGTCGGCTTATTTACATTTATTAACTGATATGTTAGCAAGTGTAGCCGTATTAGTAGGTGGTTTACTTATGAAATTTTATAAAATATATTGGGTAGACAGCGTACTTACTTTTTTAATTGCAGTATACCTGGTATATGTAGGATATGATTTATTAAAAAGATCTACAAGAATGCTGATGCTTTTTGCTCCGGACCATATAAATATAAAAGAAATAGTAACAGCTATACATCAAATACCATCTGTAAATAAACTTCATCATATACATGTATGGTGTTTAAATGATGATGAATTACATTTAGAAGCACATCTTGATCTTAAAGAAGATATCAAAGTATCTGAATTTGATAATATTTTAGAAAAAATAGAAAAAATTTTACATGATGATTTTCAAATAAATCATGTTAATATACAACCGGAATATAACAAAGAAGATCCTAAAGATTATATTGTTCAGGATTAA
- the rpiB gene encoding ribose 5-phosphate isomerase B has product MKIAIGNDHAGPEYKFAILEYLKSEGIEVTNYGTNDSSSVDYPDFVHPVAKDVNDNKVDFGILICGSGNGVAMTANKYKNVRAGLCWNKEIVQLARAHNNANIICIPARFTAIPQAVEMVKEFLNIQFEGGRHKTRIDKIPLTC; this is encoded by the coding sequence ATGAAAATAGCCATAGGAAATGACCATGCAGGTCCCGAATATAAATTTGCTATCCTTGAATATTTAAAATCAGAAGGTATAGAAGTTACTAATTATGGAACTAATGATTCCTCAAGTGTAGATTATCCTGATTTTGTACATCCTGTTGCAAAAGATGTTAATGACAATAAAGTGGATTTTGGAATTTTAATATGCGGGAGTGGAAATGGTGTAGCCATGACAGCAAACAAATATAAAAACGTTCGGGCAGGATTATGCTGGAATAAAGAAATTGTTCAACTGGCAAGAGCTCATAACAATGCAAATATTATATGTATTCCAGCAAGATTTACAGCTATCCCTCAGGCAGTAGAGATGGTTAAAGAATTTTTAAATATCCAATTTGAAGGAGGCCGACATAAAACCCGTATTGATAAAATTCCATTAACCTGTTAA
- a CDS encoding DUF2007 domain-containing protein translates to MRNFVLVATYTYIHEYIILKNILERERIPFVFENETILGISPFYSNAIGGIKLKVHKEYVQFVKEIIEDLNRPESNLRIV, encoded by the coding sequence ATGAGAAACTTTGTTTTAGTTGCTACATATACTTATATACATGAATATATAATACTCAAGAATATTCTTGAAAGAGAAAGAATACCTTTTGTATTTGAAAATGAAACTATATTGGGGATTTCTCCTTTTTATTCCAATGCAATAGGAGGAATTAAATTAAAGGTGCATAAAGAATACGTACAGTTTGTAAAAGAAATAATAGAAGATCTTAATAGACCTGAATCTAATTTGCGAATAGTTTAG